A portion of the Aphelocoma coerulescens isolate FSJ_1873_10779 chromosome 1, UR_Acoe_1.0, whole genome shotgun sequence genome contains these proteins:
- the C3AR1 gene encoding C3a anaphylatoxin chemotactic receptor produces the protein MPQALGNSSSQEQAAVYYAPESIVSIAIFIIVFIIGIPGNGLVIWVAGLKMKRSVNTVWFLNLAVADIMCCLSLPFSIVHLALHEHWPYGWFLCKVIPSVIIFTMFASVFLLVAISIDRCLLVMKPVWCQNHRTVKFMLLICSGIWILAFIFCCPVFYYRETSIYDGKTECRYNFGVDDYIDDPVNVSLNELEEEYSTYNYSDLWGNTNEGNYSIPLAYVIINITRVVFGFVLPFGIMAICYALIVFRTRANQFHKPHNRMLRTIVFVVAAFFICWAPYHVVGILCIVPSLGTGLMESLILWDHLSTALAYANSCINPPLYVFVGRDFRAKVRQSVQRILEGAFSEELTSSTLHRTQTSAEKNLSSTL, from the coding sequence ATGCCTCAAGCCCTGGGCAATAGCAGTtcacaggaacaggctgctgtATATTATGCACCGGAATCAATTGTCTCCATTGCTATCTTCATCATCGTTTTCATCATAGGTATCCCAGGCAATGGGTTGGTGATCTGGGTAGCTGGTCTAAAAATGAAAAGGTCTGTGAACACTGTCTGGTTCCTAAACCTTGCTGTGGCTGACATAATGTGCTGCTTGTCCTTGCCGTTTTCCATTGTTCACCTGGCCCTCCATGAACACTGGCCCTATGGCTGGTTCCTCTGCAAAGTCATTCCATCAGTCATAATCTTCACCATGTTTGCTAGTGTCTTCCTACTCGTGGCCATCAGCATTGACCGGTGCCTCCTGGTGATGAAACCTGTCTGGTGTCAGAACCACCGAACAGTGAAATTTATGTTGCTAATATGCAGTGGCATTTGGATCCTGGCCTTCATTTTCTGCTGCCCTGTCTTCTACTACCGTGAGACAAGCATTTACGATGGCAAAACGGAGTGTCGGTACAATTTCGGAGTTGATGATTATATAGATGATCCTGTAAATGTGTCTCTAAATGAGTTAGAGGAAGAATACTCAACCTACAATTATAGTGACTTGTGGGGAAACACTAACGAAGGTAATTATTCTATACCCCTTGCCTATGTGATAATAAACATCACTAGGGTTGTCTTTGGCTTTGTGCTCCCCTTTGGCATAATGGCAATTTGCTACGCCCTCATTGTTTTCAGAACACGTGCAAATCAGTTTCACAAGCCACACAACAGGATGCTGCGAACAATTGTGTTTGTGGTAGCTGCATTCTTCATCTGCTGGGCTCCATACCATGTAGTTGGGATTCTCTGCATTGTACCTAGTCTTGGAACAGGACTGATGGAGTCACTGATCCTTTGGGACCACCTCTCTACAGCACTTGCGTATGCCAACAGCTGCATCAACCCCCCACTTTATGTTTTTGTGGGACGGGACTTCAGGGCAAAGGTACGGCAGTCGGTGCAAAGAATCTTGGAGGGTGCCTTTAGTGAGGAACTCACATCTTCAACCCTTCACAGAACCCAGACTTCAGCAGAGAAGAACCTTAGCAGCACCTTGTAA